From Mycolicibacterium cosmeticum, a single genomic window includes:
- a CDS encoding DUF4333 domain-containing protein, translating to MRAALAVVVAGLAVLLAGCGATIKPEGAAEQVVKVVSKTGFKPTDVSCPSGVKAEVGTEFDCHFTGPDGYYTAHLKITKVNGDDVEFYIQSKRN from the coding sequence ATGCGTGCAGCCCTCGCAGTCGTCGTCGCCGGCCTGGCCGTTCTGCTGGCCGGTTGCGGCGCCACCATCAAGCCCGAGGGCGCCGCCGAGCAGGTGGTCAAGGTGGTGTCCAAGACCGGGTTCAAGCCGACCGACGTGAGCTGCCCGTCCGGTGTCAAAGCGGAGGTCGGGACCGAGTTCGACTGCCATTTCACCGGGCCCGACGGCTACTACACGGCCCATCTGAAGATCACCAAGGTCAACGGCGACGACGTCGAGTTCTACATCCAGTCCAAGCGCAACTAG
- a CDS encoding MFS transporter has product MTADVAAPVEVQRGAYTLLLVLSGVALGVSGVPAPLYGMYEKVWHLTPLATTIIFAVYALAALGAVLVSGRISDAIGRKPVLLGALVAMIVGLGVFLIADSMGMLLLARVIHGAAVGSIVVAGAAALLDLRPHHRVRSGQLSGVAFNIGMTVAIVGSAILAQYAPHPMRTPYAVVAAIVAVVGIGVVALREPHQARTRGPIRIARPAVPAHIRGDFWFAALGAAASWSVLGVLLSLYPSLAAQQTHVHNLVFGGIVVGTTAFAAALAQLWSTRVPAHRAAIYGDIGMAVALLVTIPVLATHNQWLVFAAAALLGATFGLGFGGSLRHLSDVVPADRRGETMSAFYLLAYTAMAVPTIVAGWAATQWELHAVFPWFAGAVALACLGAAGVGAWSTRRAAQA; this is encoded by the coding sequence GTGACGGCTGACGTGGCCGCCCCCGTCGAGGTTCAGCGGGGTGCCTACACCCTGCTGTTGGTGCTGAGCGGCGTCGCCCTGGGTGTCTCCGGCGTCCCCGCGCCGCTGTACGGGATGTACGAGAAGGTCTGGCACCTCACCCCGCTGGCCACCACGATCATCTTCGCCGTCTACGCGCTTGCCGCCCTCGGCGCCGTGCTGGTGTCGGGCCGGATCTCCGACGCGATCGGCCGCAAACCGGTGCTGCTCGGCGCGCTGGTCGCCATGATCGTCGGCCTCGGGGTGTTCCTGATCGCCGACAGCATGGGCATGCTGCTGCTCGCCCGCGTCATCCACGGCGCGGCCGTCGGGTCCATCGTGGTCGCCGGTGCCGCGGCACTGCTGGATCTGCGGCCGCACCACCGGGTGCGCTCCGGTCAGCTGTCCGGCGTCGCGTTCAACATCGGCATGACGGTCGCCATCGTGGGCTCGGCCATCCTGGCCCAGTACGCCCCGCACCCCATGCGCACGCCGTACGCGGTGGTGGCGGCCATCGTCGCCGTGGTCGGCATCGGCGTGGTCGCCCTGCGCGAACCGCACCAAGCCCGCACCCGCGGCCCCATCCGGATCGCCCGGCCCGCCGTGCCCGCACACATCCGCGGCGACTTCTGGTTCGCCGCCCTGGGTGCGGCCGCCTCCTGGTCGGTGCTCGGCGTGCTGCTCTCGCTCTACCCGTCGCTGGCCGCCCAGCAGACCCACGTGCACAACCTGGTGTTCGGCGGCATCGTGGTGGGCACCACGGCGTTCGCGGCCGCGCTGGCCCAGCTGTGGTCCACCCGGGTGCCCGCCCACCGGGCCGCCATCTACGGGGATATCGGGATGGCGGTGGCCCTGCTGGTCACCATCCCGGTGCTGGCCACCCACAACCAATGGCTGGTGTTCGCCGCCGCCGCATTGCTGGGCGCCACCTTCGGACTCGGGTTCGGCGGCTCCCTGCGCCACCTGTCCGACGTGGTGCCCGCCGACCGCCGCGGCGAGACGATGTCGGCGTTCTATCTGCTCGCCTACACCGCCATGGCGGTGCCCACCATCGTCGCCGGCTGGGCCGCCACGCAGTGG